DNA sequence from the Rhizobium sp. ARZ01 genome:
CGGGAACGAAGAGGCCCATGTCCTGCTGAGCGAGATCCTTGATCAGGAGAAGGCTGCCAACAACGTTCTTACAAACTTGGCGGTGTCGAAGATCAATCATTGATAAACCCTGAATTTGGCAATGGGTCGGTGCGGTTCGCCCCGGCCTTTTTTGTTGCCAGACAACCCGCATGCAAGCAGGCGCGCAAGGCGTTTGCGCCGGTCCGCCGAAGCCCTACGAACGCCGTTTAAACGACGGCAGGAGTATCGTCTTGATGAGGATCGGATCGTGTTGCCCCTGAGAGTAGAGACGAATGATAGCACTTCCGAGTGATTCAGCCGTTTTGCTGTCGATGGAGAAGGTGCATTCGCCAAGGCAGTCGTCGAAGATATGTTGGAGGGCGTTCAGGTCGTCGGGACCGAACATCATGTGGTTGCAGCCGCACGGAGAGATCGGATAACCCGCGGCATCGTAGGTGAAGGATTTGGACACGGTACTCCCTCCCTCAGTTGCTATAATCTCCCTGTCGTTCATACAATGCATGTGGAACCGATCTGGAATTATGCGCCCCACATACCACTTCGGCTACTAAATTTGATGCGTCGCCTGGCCGCCAGTAGCGGCGAGGAGGAACATCGGCATCGCGTTGCAGTTATGCCGTTTTGATATGGAGGAATCATTATGGGCATCGAAAACGCACCCACCGAAAAAGGCAAAGAAGGCGCGCGGGGCCTTCATAAGTCCGCGCGTGCAGAGGAGCGGAAGGTCGAAGCTGAGAAGGGTTCGGACCTTGCAAAGGGCGCGGATCGGGTTGAAGAGCGCGCTAAAAGCTCCGACGGCAAAGGTGCAGGTGATAAGCAGCGGTAGGGATCTGCCACCGGGCGATCTTTTGCTCGAGATACCTGGAACAGTTCGCCACGGCGCTCGTTTACCGCGATTGAGGTTGAGCGATGCGCACAGTCGAACTCACTTTATGGATCATTACGATAGCAGCCATGGCGCTGGTTATCGTGGGGTTCATCCTGTTGGAAGGGGCGAGGCCAGCGAGCGAAACTGCCCACCAAGAGGCGCAACAGACCAGCCAAGACTACGGTCCGTGACGGCTGACCCCATTTGGGTTAGATGTCAGCAGATATTCTCTTGCACGGGGCTGTCGCGGCGGGTTCTTACTGTTGATCCGCAGCCTTTTGGACTTCACGGAAGCTTTCAATCTCTTCCGGCTCCTTCTCGTCCATGTGTGTGATCTCGTTGCTCGCCTCGCCCTGCGTGAAAAGCAGTTCGTCTAGTTTAGTGTGAATAGCCTGGGTGTCTCGGTGCTCGGCGCGCTGGATGAACAACGTCATCAACCATGTGGCGAGCATAGCAACGCCATGCCACTCCAACGTCTCAGGGCTGAAGACGAGCCATCCGATCGCATAAAGGGCCACAATCACGAAAGCCGATGGACGGGCAGTCCATGTACCTACGTGTGTCAACAAGGATTGCCATTGCATAGCGTTCTCCATCGGTTGCTGGAGACGCAACCCGCATTGAGCGTCATGGTTCCGCACGATGCCTCCTCCGGCCGGTTTTTCGTGCCAAGGATTGTGCTGGAACTTTTGTAAGCTCCAGCGATTGGCTTCTCCAGGAAGGAGAACAATCATGGGCACCAACACACCTCGAGATGGAGCACCGGGCACAACCGATCAATCCCCTCGTTGGGAAGGACCTGAGGAAACGAGGCCGCGTGGGTATCTTCCGGCGAAGGACGACCCTGATGTCGATCGCGACGCGGTGGGAGAAAACAACCAAGATCCTGAGCGCAGTCGGCCATCGGACGCCTTAAAGCATA
Encoded proteins:
- a CDS encoding low affinity iron permease family protein, encoding MIVLLPGEANRWSLQKFQHNPWHEKPAGGGIVRNHDAQCGLRLQQPMENAMQWQSLLTHVGTWTARPSAFVIVALYAIGWLVFSPETLEWHGVAMLATWLMTLFIQRAEHRDTQAIHTKLDELLFTQGEASNEITHMDEKEPEEIESFREVQKAADQQ